In Nitrospira sp., one DNA window encodes the following:
- a CDS encoding rhodanese, with protein MGFTITVQELKQRMDQGDKIVLVDVREPWEYQTAKIPGSILIPLATLPQSLDKLDKNAEIVCQCHHGMRSADATAFLGQQGFKSVKNLVGGIDAWSTQIDPSVPRY; from the coding sequence ATGGGATTTACTATCACCGTTCAGGAATTGAAGCAGCGCATGGACCAGGGCGACAAAATCGTTCTGGTCGATGTCCGCGAGCCATGGGAATATCAAACCGCCAAAATTCCCGGTTCGATCTTGATCCCGCTGGCCACCCTGCCGCAATCGCTGGATAAGCTCGACAAGAACGCCGAGATCGTCTGCCAGTGCCACCACGGCATGCGGAGCGCCGACGCCACGGCATTTCTCGGTCAGCAGGGATTTAAGAGCGTGAAGAACCTCGTCGGCGGCATCGACGCCTGGTCCACGCAGATCGATCCGAGTGTGCCCCGCTACTAA
- a CDS encoding divalent-cation tolerance protein CutA produces MVRKTRSSASRRQSAIVVLVTAASRAEAGRISRALIRAELAACANVLPVRSLFRWKGKVCDTTETLLVIKSRADLFDMLTCEVKRIHSYEVPEIIAVPIIHGAPDYLAWISQVTRKSL; encoded by the coding sequence ATGGTCCGAAAGACGAGATCAAGCGCGAGTCGCCGCCAGTCTGCCATCGTCGTGCTAGTCACGGCGGCGTCCCGTGCAGAGGCGGGCCGGATCAGCCGGGCGCTGATCCGGGCGGAACTAGCCGCCTGTGCGAATGTGCTGCCCGTCCGATCCCTGTTTCGATGGAAGGGAAAAGTGTGCGATACGACAGAGACACTTCTGGTCATCAAATCTCGGGCGGACCTATTCGACATGCTGACTTGCGAGGTCAAAAGAATCCACAGCTATGAAGTCCCGGAAATCATCGCGGTGCCCATCATTCATGGTGCACCAGATTATCTCGCTTGGATTTCCCAAGTAACGCGAAAGTCTTTGTAA